A portion of the Thermodesulfovibrionia bacterium genome contains these proteins:
- the tyrS gene encoding tyrosine--tRNA ligase — MLKPEEQLKIFKRGTFEILLEKELLKKLERSYKEKKPLKLKVGFDPTAPDIHLGHTVLLQKMRQLQDIGHQLTLIIGDLTGMIGDPTGRNEIRKPLTKEEVLKNAETYKTQVFKVLDPNKTEIRFNSEWLDKLSTMEIIKLQAKQTVARMLERDDFKKRFANNNSIGIHEFMYPLLQGYDSVVLQSDVELGGTDQRFNLLMGRELQEKDGQEPQVLVIMPLLEGTDGIKKMSKSLGNYIGISEPAKDIYGKILSISDELMIKYYELLSHISVDELAKLKEGLKDGSVHPKKAKEELALEITERYHSKDEALKAKEEFDSIFKDHGIPDDVPVYTLEDDNDFWLPKVLKDSGSVKSTGEAIRLMQQGGVKVDDEKCDDPDKKLPAGEYLLKVGKRRFLKIVAKK; from the coding sequence ATGCTAAAACCGGAAGAACAGCTGAAGATATTCAAGAGGGGAACATTTGAGATCCTGCTTGAAAAGGAGCTTCTCAAAAAGCTCGAGCGCTCTTATAAAGAGAAGAAGCCTTTAAAGCTGAAGGTCGGTTTTGATCCTACCGCTCCAGATATCCATCTCGGACATACTGTGCTCCTTCAGAAGATGCGGCAGCTCCAGGACATCGGGCATCAACTCACCCTCATCATCGGCGACCTGACAGGAATGATAGGCGACCCCACAGGGAGAAACGAGATAAGAAAGCCGCTTACAAAGGAAGAGGTCTTGAAGAATGCGGAGACATACAAGACCCAAGTCTTTAAGGTGCTTGACCCAAACAAGACCGAGATACGCTTCAACAGTGAATGGCTCGACAAGTTATCCACCATGGAGATCATAAAGCTTCAGGCAAAACAGACCGTTGCCCGCATGCTTGAGCGGGATGACTTTAAAAAGAGGTTCGCAAACAATAACTCCATCGGCATCCATGAGTTCATGTACCCGCTCCTTCAGGGATATGATTCAGTTGTGCTTCAGTCTGATGTCGAGCTTGGAGGCACAGACCAGAGGTTTAACCTCCTGATGGGCAGAGAGCTTCAGGAGAAGGACGGGCAGGAGCCGCAGGTGCTTGTCATCATGCCGCTTCTTGAGGGGACAGACGGCATAAAGAAGATGTCAAAGAGCCTCGGAAACTACATCGGCATCTCAGAACCTGCAAAAGATATATACGGAAAGATCCTCTCCATCAGCGATGAACTCATGATCAAGTACTATGAACTCTTGAGCCATATATCTGTTGATGAACTGGCCAAATTAAAAGAGGGCTTGAAAGACGGTTCCGTCCACCCGAAGAAGGCAAAAGAAGAACTTGCCCTTGAGATAACTGAGAGGTATCACAGCAAAGACGAAGCGCTCAAGGCAAAGGAAGAGTTTGACAGCATCTTTAAAGATCATGGCATACCCGATGATGTTCCTGTCTACACACTTGAAGATGATAATGACTTCTGGCTTCCCAAAGTTCTAAAAGATTCAGGCTCAGTCAAAAGCACCGGAGAGGCCATAAGGCTCATGCAGCAGGGCGGTGTGAAGGTTGATGATGAGAAGTGCGATGACCCTGATAAGAAACTTCCTGCAGGTGAGTATTTGTTAAAAGTAGGGAAGAGACGGTTTTTGAAGATAGTGGCTAAGAAGTAA
- a CDS encoding ASKHA domain-containing protein yields MGKDLKITLASGKVIPASADSSLLESLNREGVFLTSSCAGKGTCGKCKVIVRSGSADSKAKTKLSHEEISRGYVLACKTFPQSDLSIDIPKESVLTIEGKIATEKSKDLQALFAASGAELDPLTERVVLQLPPASLDDNISDLARLKRGLDSYGLSCLKVPFRLLKNLSATLRKEKWKVTISSIHTEDCHEVINIFPGDKEALRYGVAVDIGTTTLALYLIDLTDGKVVDIASTYNSQIRFGDDVITRIVHATEHGELANINEAVINDINIMLALLMKAHATDPDTIDQLVIAGNPTMTQLFFSLDPSSIREEPYIPTANTFPISFTGELGINLNPNTPVYTFPSVSSYVGGDIVSGVLASGLHKREELSLFMDIGTNGEIVLGNSELLVAAACSAGPCFEGSGMKHGMRATEGAIEDVKINRSTFEPEIKVIGESQALGICGSGMIDAISEMFFTGIIDQRGKLQKDVSKRVRMGEDGLEFVIHYGKDRDIVLTEPDIENILRAKAAIYAGISILLSEVGFTFDDIQKVYIAGGFGKFLDIEKAIILGMLPDMPREKFKFLGNTSVTGAYLCSLSRKLREEGEKIAERMTYLELSVSRSFMDEYVSGLFIPHTNMDAFPSVKALMKK; encoded by the coding sequence CAAAACTTTCACACGAAGAGATCAGCAGGGGCTATGTGCTCGCGTGCAAGACCTTTCCGCAAAGCGACCTGAGCATAGACATACCCAAAGAGTCTGTCCTCACGATCGAAGGAAAGATAGCAACAGAAAAGTCCAAAGACCTGCAGGCCCTTTTCGCAGCTTCAGGCGCAGAGCTGGACCCGCTTACCGAGAGAGTTGTGCTTCAGCTTCCTCCTGCGTCACTTGATGACAATATCAGCGACCTTGCGCGGTTAAAGAGAGGGCTGGATTCATACGGACTTTCCTGTCTTAAAGTGCCTTTCAGATTATTGAAGAACCTTTCCGCAACATTGAGAAAAGAGAAGTGGAAAGTGACGATCTCCTCGATACATACAGAGGACTGCCATGAGGTCATTAATATCTTCCCGGGAGACAAAGAGGCGCTGCGCTACGGTGTTGCCGTTGATATCGGAACAACAACGCTTGCTCTCTATCTCATCGACCTGACAGACGGCAAGGTAGTTGATATCGCATCAACATATAATTCGCAGATAAGATTCGGGGATGATGTCATAACAAGGATAGTTCATGCGACAGAGCACGGCGAGCTCGCCAATATCAATGAAGCTGTTATAAATGACATCAACATCATGCTGGCGTTGCTGATGAAGGCGCATGCTACAGACCCGGATACGATAGACCAGCTTGTTATCGCGGGCAACCCCACTATGACACAGCTCTTCTTCAGCCTTGACCCTTCATCCATACGAGAGGAGCCTTATATCCCGACTGCAAATACCTTCCCGATCTCTTTCACAGGCGAGCTCGGAATAAATCTAAACCCGAATACGCCTGTATATACCTTCCCGTCAGTCTCAAGCTATGTCGGCGGAGACATCGTCTCAGGCGTTCTCGCGTCAGGACTGCATAAAAGAGAGGAGCTCTCTCTATTTATGGATATCGGCACCAACGGCGAGATAGTCCTCGGCAACTCTGAACTGCTTGTGGCTGCCGCATGTTCAGCAGGCCCGTGCTTTGAAGGAAGCGGGATGAAGCACGGCATGCGCGCGACAGAGGGCGCGATAGAGGATGTTAAGATAAACCGCAGCACTTTTGAGCCTGAGATAAAGGTGATAGGTGAATCTCAGGCTCTCGGCATCTGCGGCTCGGGAATGATCGATGCTATATCAGAGATGTTCTTCACAGGCATCATTGACCAGAGGGGCAAACTGCAGAAAGATGTTTCAAAGAGAGTGAGAATGGGCGAGGACGGACTTGAGTTCGTGATCCATTACGGAAAGGACAGGGATATCGTGCTTACCGAACCTGACATAGAGAATATACTCAGGGCGAAAGCAGCCATCTACGCAGGCATATCGATACTCCTAAGCGAAGTGGGTTTTACATTCGATGACATTCAAAAGGTATACATAGCAGGCGGCTTTGGAAAGTTCCTTGATATTGAAAAAGCGATCATACTCGGGATGCTTCCTGACATGCCGAGAGAGAAGTTTAAATTCTTAGGCAACACCTCTGTCACAGGCGCATACCTCTGCTCTCTCTCCAGAAAACTGCGGGAAGAAGGCGAGAAGATAGCAGAGAGGATGACCTATCTCGAGCTCTCTGTCTCACGCTCTTTCATGGATGAGTACGTCTCGGGATTGTTCATCCCGCACACGAATATGGATGCCTTCCCGAGCGTTAAGGCGCTGATGAAGAAGTAG
- a CDS encoding Bro-N domain-containing protein: protein METNIAVFRGKGIRKTIHKNEWWFSVIDVCGALTESPDAGAYWRKLKQRLKKEGSEVVTFCHGLKLPAADGKNYETDCANTEGIFRFIQSIPSPKAEPFKRWLAKVGYERVQEIENPELGTKRTRELYKAKGYSDEWIEKRMRGIAIREELTDEWKKREVKEKREYEILTAEIAKAAFGVTPGQHKKLKGLKRENLRDHMNDLELIFSMLGEAATTEITRVDDAKGFHESKHSARKGGEVAGMARKDLEKKTGKRVVSKENYLETPEKVKRLKGR from the coding sequence GGTTTTCTGTCATAGATGTATGCGGAGCGCTTACGGAAAGCCCCGATGCAGGCGCATACTGGAGGAAGTTGAAACAAAGACTTAAAAAAGAAGGGAGCGAGGTCGTGACATTTTGTCACGGACTGAAATTACCAGCTGCTGATGGAAAAAATTACGAAACTGACTGCGCAAATACAGAAGGTATATTCCGCTTTATCCAATCCATCCCATCCCCTAAGGCTGAGCCTTTTAAACGCTGGCTGGCTAAAGTGGGCTATGAACGCGTGCAGGAAATTGAAAATCCTGAACTCGGAACAAAGCGGACAAGGGAATTGTATAAGGCAAAGGGTTATTCTGATGAATGGATAGAAAAGCGTATGCGCGGCATTGCTATCAGGGAAGAGCTTACGGACGAATGGAAGAAGAGAGAAGTGAAAGAGAAGAGGGAATATGAGATACTTACCGCCGAGATCGCAAAGGCTGCATTCGGCGTAACCCCGGGTCAGCATAAGAAATTAAAAGGGTTGAAACGCGAGAACCTGAGAGACCATATGAATGACCTTGAGTTGATCTTCTCGATGCTTGGCGAAGCTGCCACGACAGAGATAACCAGAGTTGATGATGCAAAAGGTTTTCATGAGAGCAAACATTCAGCGCGCAAGGGCGGCGAGGTTGCAGGCATGGCGAGAAAAGACCTTGAGAAGAAGACTGGCAAGAGGGTTGTGTCAAAAGAGAATTATCTTGAGACTCCTGAAAAGGTTAAGAGGCTGAAAGGTAGATAA